AACTATGTGACCTGTGCCTCCTTTGTTtcccagacattaaaaaaaaaaaaaaaaccctcatctcCCCTTAGTGTCCTTCTTAATTCAGCCACCCTGTACATTCCTGCCACAGAGCCTTTGCACTGGGTATTCCCTCTGCTTGAAAGATTCTTCCTCCAAGAATAAAAATGGCTCCCTTTCTCATCTCCTTTGAATCTGCTCACATGTCCGCTTCTTAATGAGTCCTTCTCTGACCACCGTATTCAAAATTGCAAACATTCTTCTCTCAGTACTCTTAGCTCCCCCATACCctgctctctctatatattttttaattaccgCACTGGGTCTTTGTGGTGGCACATGGTCTTCTCACGTAGTGCAAGGGCTTCTCTCCTTGTGAAGCACCTGCTCTACTGgccctgggctcagtagttgctgcacctGGGCTtcgctgccccacagcatgtgggaccttagtacCCCAACCAGGGAGAGACTGAACTTGTTTCCCCCTGATTGGAAGGTgaattgttaaccactggaccacctggggagTCCCCCTGCTCTAATTTTTGTCTTTGCAACCAAGGCTTCCCGACATACCATACAACGGACTTCTTTTCTTACCTAGCTTCTCCACTCGAAAGTAGTTCCACAAGAGCAGAGATCTCTTGTTCATAGCCCtatcccagggcctggcacatagcaaatgAATGCCTTAAGTTTTCCAAAGACCAGAATGAGTTCACATCTGGACCGGGAAAGTCATTGGCTTGAGAGTCTGTCACCCGCCACCCTCCTGGGTCACCCACCTTGGACAAATCATTTAGCCATCACAGACCTCCTCTCTGAAAAATGGAGATGTTATGTATGACTTGAATGTACTCAGTAAATTTACGGGCACATTCACCCAGGCATGTTAGTAAAAACAAGATCCCCGCATTCTAGCTCGATTTACCCTTTTCCATACAGGATTTCATTTCACCTTCACACCAACCCCAGAGGTAGGTAGAGCCCCTTTTTGATAAATGAAAACACCAAGGGCCGTTTTTGACAACCGAAAAACTGCCGGGAGGTCTGAGCCCCTCCCTAAATGAAAGGACAGATGAGGTCTGACCCCTTCCCCATGCTTGGGGTGGCTCCGCAGTTCCGAGGCTCGGGAGGTCCCCGGCGGGTCGCAGTGCGGGGCTGCCACTCggggactacatttcccaggagGAATTGCCCGCAGCCCTGCGGCTCCCGAGTTTTTAAAGGGCTCGCGTTAAATGAGGCGGAGGGAGTTCCGCCTTCTGCCGGCCAGTAAACGACTCGAAGCTTGGTACCGTGCCAGGGTAGGCGGGTGGGGCCGGGTCGCGGTCTATAAGACCCCCCAGACTCTGCAGTGTCTGCGAGGCGAGGTGAGCTCAAGCCAATCTGGAGGCACCCTGTTCTCTTCGTGCCCACCTCGGTCTCGGACTCTATGTCCAACTCCGGGGAAACCCCTGCCAAcctccgcccccccacccccaccccccgccgcaCCTTCCTATCCAGTTCTCCCTTACAAGGGGAGGGGCAGAGAATCTCGGCCCCTGcccagagggagaaagggagaaaggctGTCCGCCGGCGGTAAAGCCCCCGAGACCCCGAGGTGACACCTCCCTCCATTTCTGGCTTCAGGACCGGGAGAGAAATTACCGGTTGCTGGGATGGGCGGGGATTCGAGACGTGAGAACTATAAAATGAAGTGAAGGCCTGGGGGCGTGGGGAGCTGAGCCTCACAAAGCGCCTCCACGTCCATCCTTCCTAGTCCCGGGACCTTCACCGTAAAATGGGAGTgatgggtgggggcggggggagtgatCGCGTTCCCTGCTTCCCCAGGCAGGAGGCGCGAAGGATCAAGAAACGGCTGGAGAGCGCTgtgcaaataaaattatttcatcatGGTGCCATTGAATTCATTCAGGCCTTAGTTTTAGACACTCGGGGACCTGGGATGAGGGGATGACCTATCTATAGGATCTCTGGGTGAAACAATATCTTGGACCTGTGGCTGTCACGTGGATAAGTATTTTCCCATCCAGATCTTAGTGGGAACCGGAAGAACTGTCTTTGACAATAACCAAAGCAAACCCATCAGAATGTTGTGTTTCAAGCCAGGAGACTTCGGGGGTAATTGACAATATTCAAATAAGAAGGTTGAGCTTTTGAACTAACCTGGCCCTTCCTGGTTTCTCTTCCTCATCTGTGGCACCAAGATAAGCCCCGGAGAAGGTATCCCATACCGATAGAGTCTCAAGACTCCCCCTCCCCGTTCCCAATCATTTGGATTAATCCAAcccttggtgtgtgtgtgagggggcggggggggggggggggcggagaaCCCATTAATTTCCTTGTCCTCAGAGACTCCCAAGTCCAGTAGGAGCCTttccccacacatacacacctccCAATTGCCACCAGTTTCCCCCTCTTCCCCCATCTAAACCCTCCAACCCTTCCCCGTCTACAGCTGGTGTCTCAAACAGCTCCTGGACCTTACTACCCAGATGCCTTCATCATTTTGACTAGCTACCACCACCAGGGTATTGTTTAAGCTAAGAGTGTCGGCTTATTTGCTTGGAGAATAAAAGCGGGTTGTTGCGGGAGGCGACTCAGAGAGGGAGCATTACAGAATCTCAACCTAGGACCCCTGCCAAGAGGGACCCTGCATAGGAATGAATATAGGACGTCTATGGCAGACGAGGGGTCCCAGGAACGCTGAGCTGAGCCTCTGACCACTAAAGCCCCTCTGAGCCCCCGAGGCTCCCCACAGACGGTGGTGCCCCTTGTTTTCCTTATCTGTACCTGCCaagcagcaaggggaaagatACATACATTTTAACAAAGACATCGCATCTTCCAGCAAAATGGAGGTGGTCCCGGCCGGGGCTCCCTGAACAACTCACTTTCTGAAGATCACTCAGGACTCAAGCAATAGGACCCTCTCTTCGACCTCCCCGCCAGAGCCCCGTTTTCCCAAACTCCCAAAGCTCTTAGGGCTTCTCCTCATCCCAGGGGTCCCCAGGACAATCTTTGATTAGAGCCTTCTGAGCAGCGCCTTCATTGTTGACCTCCCCGCTCATTGTCTTCTAGGAGCCCTGGGAGGGGGACTAGACCCCCAGGCTGGGTCCTAGGAGTGGGGGCAGCAAGCTCTGTCTCTGACACCCCAAAACTCCTAGGCGAGGAAGGACTATAAATGAATTACCAGTTAGGATACATGGAGGATGTGGGGGGGGGGTCTTTGAGGAGAGGAGGAGACCTGGGAGACCCCTCTTCATTCCCTCAGGGACCCATGCAGCATTCGGGGTTCGACCTCAGTAAAGATCCTTGATGTAGATATCGGGGGCGCGCTGGGGGAGCGAAcacagaggagggggaagggacaaAGTTTGAAAGTGTCCTTCCAACTCTTCCAGGGAAAGTTTACTTAGGGGTCCCATGGCCTGAGAGATGGTAGAGGTGCGGGGGGCCCAGTGGCAGGATGACCCCCGAGAGGTGACCGGACCCCGGGGGAGCGACCCCTCCCCCCTGTCCCAGCTCGGCCCGGCTGGGAGTCGCCCGTCTCGGGGCCGCGTGTGTTAGTTGGGGCCGCTTTCGGGCCGCTCTGCTGGGCTGGGGGATCCCGCCGCTGGCCAGGAGTGGGGTCTCCGGTAGCCCCAGGGGGGAGCTTTCCTACGGGGGTTTTCAAGCAGCGGAACTCCCAGGCCCCGCAGAGCCAGCCCCCCGCAAAGGGGAAATGTGCCGGCGCGCCAGCGGTCCTCAGCGCTGTTTGGGGCGCGTGGCGGGCGCGGGGGGCGGCGGCCGAGGCAGCTGGACGCCTGGCGGAGGAGCTCAGAGAGCCAGGCAGCGGCCCGGAGCGGCGGCGGGGAGCAGGAAGGCCCGGGCTGGGGGGAAAGGTCGGATTTGCTCGGCGGAAGAAACACAGATGGCGGCGGCGCGGCGCCATTCTGGGCCGGGAGCAAGCAGCCAGCAGCCCTGTCCTCACCGCGGTCCGCCCGCCGCCGCTAAATACCCGGATGCGCCGCCCGAGCGCCAGACGCGGAGCTGGGaaaagggaggcagaagaggaggaggcGGAGGCAGAGCCGGGCGCCGAGACCGACCGACAGACCGGCGGGGCTGGGCCACGCAGACACGGCCCAGTGAGCCCTCCCCGCGACCCGAGCCGGGCCCCCGAGCGCCGGCCTCTGGACTGGCCTGGGAGCCAGAGGCTCCAGAGCAGATCCCGAATCAGGCTTTCCTCGGTTTCCGACGAGGGCTGGCCCTTTGGAAGGTGCCTTCAACAGCAGGACCAGGCAGGCCACCATGACCGAGAACTCCACGTCCACCCCTGCGGCCAAGCCCAAGCGGGCCAAGGCCTCCAAGAAGTCCACAGACCACCCCAAGTATTCAGACATGATCGTGGCCGCCATCCAAGCAGAGAAGAACCGCGCTGGTTCCTCGCGCCAGTCCATCCAGAAGTACATCAAGAGCCACTACAAGGTGGGTGAGAACGCGGACTCCCAGATCAAGTTGTCCATCAAGCGCTTGGTCACCACTGGAGTCCTCAAACAGACCAAAGGGGTGGGTGCCTCGGGGTCTTTCCGCCTGGCCAAGAGCGACGAGCCCAAAAGGTCCGTGGCCTTCAAGAAGAcgaagaaggaagtcaagaaggTGGCCACGCCAAAGAAGGCAGCCAAGCCCAAGAAGGCTGCCTCCAAAGCCCCAAGCAAGAAGCCCAAAGCCACCCCAGTCAAGAAGGCCAAGAAGAAGCCGGCTGCCACGCCcaagaaaaccaaaaaacctaAGACTGTCAAAGCCAAGCCAGTCAAGGCATCCAAGCCTAAGAAGACCAAGCCAGTGAAGCCCAAAGCCAAGTCCAGTGCCAAGAGGACAGGCAAGAAGAAGTGACAATGAGGCTTTTCTTGTGGACACTCCTGCCTGTCTATTTTCTGTAAATACTTTATCCTCCTCTCTTGGTCTCATCTGCCATCCTTTGCCCCTTTCCCTTCTCACTTTGTAAAGAGAATTTGTATTCCTCAGAAATTAGGGAATAATACATTTTTCCTTAACCAACCATGCAaggacagcaacaacaaatatctCTGTAATGATGAGAATGTACTTTAGTTTTATTTGTTACTAATCTGCCTGTGGGTTTGGGAATTTGGGTgggtttgtgtgttttctttagtTGGGTGGTTGGTTCACTCTGAAGGTAAAAGTCGGTGGGGTTGGGTGGAGGAATGGGCAAGGTAGTTTGTTGGGGCTAGGTGACAGGGAGCCCAGGAACTGTAAGATTTGTAGGAGTTCCTCAGAGACTATCAGGCTTTAAGTTGAGCACTCCTTGTGAGAGTTTCAGAACcttggtggggaggagag
Above is a genomic segment from Bos indicus isolate NIAB-ARS_2022 breed Sahiwal x Tharparkar chromosome 5, NIAB-ARS_B.indTharparkar_mat_pri_1.0, whole genome shotgun sequence containing:
- the H1-0 gene encoding histone H1.0; its protein translation is MTENSTSTPAAKPKRAKASKKSTDHPKYSDMIVAAIQAEKNRAGSSRQSIQKYIKSHYKVGENADSQIKLSIKRLVTTGVLKQTKGVGASGSFRLAKSDEPKRSVAFKKTKKEVKKVATPKKAAKPKKAASKAPSKKPKATPVKKAKKKPAATPKKTKKPKTVKAKPVKASKPKKTKPVKPKAKSSAKRTGKKK